The Engystomops pustulosus chromosome 2, aEngPut4.maternal, whole genome shotgun sequence genomic interval CAAAATTTGGGATAGCCATCAAATTTGTCAGGCAAAAGATTTTCGGGTCCATGACGGAAAACATGGCATGGGAAacagaagcaacaggaggagtcgcaggagcctgctgctgggaggcaatcatccgaagagtggctGCAAGTGTGTCCAAGAGTTCCGGGAGTGCGCGGCCTCAGAGGAAGCCGGTGTGCGACCCGGATGGGATTGACGTGGAGTCCggagccaggtgaggtgagtatggacctgggggagTGGGGACCGCAGCAGCACAGCGGGACATGGGTCCCCCGGCGATCCTAGACATGGATCACGGGGTCACCTGTGACAATGACATCTCCGCACCTTACTGCCAGTGCACATTCAGAAGGCAAAAACTGACGCTTCACATGTTATAAGGTTATAGTCAGTGACATCAGGACAGATAACTCACAGGGGGAGAACTTCATTAGGACTTCTCCTGGCTATGACTCCACACACTGCCCCTCATCTCCATACCACCTCCCATACCCCCTCATCTTTATACAACCCTCATACCCCCATCATATTTCATGTAACTGCCCCTCCACcttctccctctgcacttccccctcttccccccatcagatcacatgtaactgcccctcCACcttctccctctgcacttccccctcTTCCCCCCATCACATCACCTGTAACTGCCCCTccacctgctccctctgcacttccccctcttacccccatcacatcacatgtaactgcccctccagctgctccctctgcacttccccctcttacccccatcacatcacatgtaactgcccctccagctgctccctctgcactgcccctcttacccccatcacatcacatgtaactgcccctccatctgctccctctgcactgcccctcttacccccatcacatcacatgtaactgcccctcCACCTGCTCCCTCTGCATTTCCCCCTCTTAcccccatcacatcacatgtaactgcccctcCACCTGCTCCTTCTGCACTGCCCCTCTTAcccccatcacatcacatgtaactgcccctccatctgctccctctgcactgcccctcttacccccatcacatcacatgtaactgcccctccacctgctccctctgcactgcccctcttacccccatcacatcacatgtaactgcccctccacctgctccctctgcactgcccctcatacccccatcacatcacatgtaactgcccctccacctgctccctctgcactgcccctcttacccccatcacatcacatgtaactgcccctccacctgctccctctgcactgcccctcttacccccatcacatcacatgtaactgcccctccacctgctccctctgcactgcccctcttacccccatcacatcacatcacatgtaactgcccctccacctgctccctctgcactgcccccctTACCCCCATCACATCACAGGTAACTGCCCCTCCACCTGCTCCCTCTGTGATGCCCCTCTTAcccccatcacatcacatgtaactgcccctccacctgctccctctgcactgcccctcttacccccatcacatcacatcacatgtaactgcccctccacctgctccctctgcactgcccccctTACCCCCATCACATCACAGGTAACTGCCCCTCCACCTGCTCCCTCTGTGATGCCCCTCTTAcccccatcacatcacatgtaactgcccctccagctgctccctctgcactgcccctcttacccccatcacatcacatgtaactgcccctccacctgctccctctgcactgcccctcttacccccatcacatcacatcacatgtaactgcccctccacctgctccctctgcactgcccccctTACCCCCATCACATCACAGGTAACTGCCCCTCCACCTGCTCCCTCTGTGATGCCCCTCTTAcccccatcacatcacatgtaactgcccctccagctgctccctctgcactgcccccctTACCCCCATCACATCACAGGTAACTGCCCCTccacctgctccctctgcactgcccctcttacccccatcacatcacatgtaaatgcccctccacctgctccctctgcactgcccctcttacccccatcacatcacatgtaaatgcccctccacctgctccctctgcactgccATCACATTCTATATAACTGTCACCTGAAATACCATGAAAATTGATATTTTGGATCTTTATGTGTAGGATGTGGTTATTCTCCTTGTTCATGAGGTATCAGTATTGTACATACTACGGTCTCATCTCTCAACTTTTATGTAGCCCAACGCAacctattgctctctgttatcagccatttcaggtTGGTGAGAGACTGAGACTGACCGGGGGATatgtattactctctgttatcagccatctttATTGTTGTACAATAGTTCTTGCTTGTCGGATCACTGGTGTGTCTCTCCAGGTCATGGTGGATGGGGGTCACCAGCGCTTCTCTCCAGGTCATGGTGGATGGGGGTCACCAGCGCTTCTCTCCAGGTCATGGTGGATGGGGGTCACCAGCGCTTCTCTCCAGGTCATGGTGGATGGGGGTCACCAGCGCTTCTCTCCAGGTCATGGTGGATGGGGGTCACCAGCACTTCTCTCCAGgtcatggaggatgggggtcaCCAGAGCTTATATCCAGATCATGGTAGATGGTGGTCACCAGTGCTTCTCTCCAGGTCATGGTGGATGGGGGTCACCAGCGCTTCTCTCCAGGTCATGGTGGATGGGGGTCACCAGCGCTTCTCTCCAGgtcatggaggatgggggtcaCCAGCGCTTCTCTCCAGGTCATGGTGGATGGGGGTCACCAGCGCTTCTCTCCAGgtcatggaggatgggggtcaCCAGCGCTTCTCTCCAGATCATGGTGGATGGGGGTCACCAGCGCTTCTCTCCAGGTCATGGTGGATGGGGGTCACCAGCGCTTCTCTCCAGGTCATGGTAGATGGGGGTTACCAGCACTTCTGTCCAGGTCATGGTGGATGGGGGTCACCAGCGCTTCTCTCCAGGTCATGGTGGATGGAGGTCACCAGAGCTTATATCCAGATCATGGTGGATGGGGGTCACCAGCATTACTCTCCAGGTCATGGTAGATGGGGGTCACCAGCGCTTCTCTCCAGGTCATGGAGGATGGGGGGTCACCAGCACTTCTCTCCAGATCATGGTGGATCGGGGTTTCCAGCGCTTCGCTCAAGATCATGGTGGATGGTGGTCACCTGCGCTTCTCTCCGGgtcatggaggatgggggtcaCCAGCACTTCTCTCCAGGTCATGGTGGATGGGGGTTTCCAGCGCTTCGCTCAAGATCATGGTGGATGGTGGTCACCAGCGCTTCTCTCCAAgtcatggaggatgggggtcaCCAGCACTTCTCTCCTGGTCATGGTGGATGGGGGTCACCAGCTTTTCTCTCCAGGTCATGGTGGATGGGGGTCACCAGCTCTTCTCTCCAGATCTCTCCAGGTCATAGTGTATTGGAGTCACCAGCTCTTCTCTCCAGGTCATAGTGTATCGGAGTCACCAGCAATTCTTTCCCGACGATGGTGGATGGTGGTCACCAGCGCTTCTCTTCATATCATAGTAGACAAGGTCACCAGTTCTTCTCTCCAGATCATGGTGGATCAGGGTTTCCAGCACTTCACTCAAGATCATGGTGGATCAGGGTTTCCAGCGCTTCTCTCCAGATCATGGTGGATGGTGGTCACCAGAATTTCTTTCCCGATCATGATGAAAACAAATACGCCAGAAGATTCTTCCTCaaccaaaacatcagggaactgGGAgggaaataaaaagttatataaattcTATATTCAAGGAGCACTGGCTGTCATACACATCAGTGACCCCTCAGTATGAAGGTCCATGCTTGTTACACTCCATCAGTAGGTTGCTCTCCCAGGTAAGTGTGTCATATACAGTAATGCATATGATACTTACCAGAACTGCACACAGGGAAATCTCGTTTCTCATCTGAAAGATAAAGTTCACCATTAAACCTTTGGAATTTTTTGTGATTTGTTTTTTGCCTTTGCAATGACTGGATAATCAGTGCATTCACCAGTACATGCCACCTATTGGGCACCATGCAAGACACCAACTGTGCCAACACTGCTGAGCAGTAGTAGCATCTCCTAGTGGACACATAGGTGGGAAAGGTGGCAGTGGTGCTGAAGGAAGTGAAGGAGGTGTTGGGACATTCAGGTGACTCCATGGGATTAGTCACAAGCTGAATTCTTCTGGTTAAGCTCCAGGatattgttcaatttgaactctTTGAAGAACTTACTTTCTTTTAGTAGAGACCATAACCTACTCTAGAGAAGGTCAATGGGTTTCTCTACGGATGGCCTCCGGACCTTCTAAGACTGATCTCCACCATAAAAAGACACATAACTCTTCCCAAGATGAACACTTACCTCCTCAATGAATGGCTATGTAAATTCTGCCAAGATGGACACTTTCCTCCTCTATATGTGTATGTGAATCTTCTCTAGCTAGACACCTGCCTTATCTTTAACTAGGAACATAAATCTTCTCTAGATGGACACTTACCTCCTAAATAAGTACAGTTGAAGTGGCTGCACAGTTCACAGGTACTGTCCAAAACATAAGTAGCCCCACTTTTCTCCACAAATCGGAACTTTTCAGCCACCGGAATCAACACTTCCTGCTCTTCGGGAAAGAAGGAGATCCTATGGATATCAACTCCGAAGCAGGTGGTCATCTCAAAGAACAATCCATCAGAATATCCCTTGGCCACTTCAAAGTTACGTGAGGAAGAAGTGAATCTCCCGAACCTAAGGTCCTCCACTTCTGACACCTGCAGAGACTTGTCAATGCCTCTGAAGACTTTGTAGGTCTTGGTTTGTCTCTTAGAGTGTCTCCTTAGAACCTGCAAGGCTCGGGTCAGGTAGAAGTGTAGAGCCTTATAGTGGAAGTCCATCACGTAGTGTCTTCTTGACCGTCCAGCCATGGATACGTTCCCATTGAGTTCTTTATAGATTGGGCTTCCTTCTGGCCAGTCTGTGGTGTAGACAATAGTCGCTATCCCAAACTCATCCCTAAAGTCACTGGGAAGACGCACTTTCCTCTTCAATCTGTTCCACTTCTGTGCAGCCCGATCCCAGGCCAAACCGAAGGCCACATTGAAAGACTTCTCCCATGTTAGAATTTTTGGCATGAGGTCCATCTCATATTGATTAGAGCATCCGATGTACTGGTCGTCAAAAGAGTTTGTGTTAAAGTCCAGGATCTGAGGCTTACACTTGATCTGTAAAAAAATGTAGAGGGATGAGAACTTTAAAGAGTGGAGGCCATAGTATGGAGGATGGATGTCATTGCATGGTACATGGAAGCTATATGATTTAGAGAGGAAGCCATAGCATTAAGAATGAAGGTCGTAATATCATTGAGGGGAAGGGCAAATGAAAAGCATTGGGGGCCATAGTATGAAGGATGGGGACCATAATGTGGAGATTGTTGGCCATAGGATTGAGGCCATAGCATGAAATGGGGAGGCTATAgtatgaaggaaggaggccacaacaTGGAGAGTGTTGTCTCTAGGATTGCGGCAATATCATGAAATGCGGTGGCCATAGTATGAAGGATGGAGACCGCACAATGGAGTTTGTTGGCTCTAGGATTGAGAAAATACCATGGAATGGGGTAACCATAGTATGAATAATGGAGGCCACAACCTGGAGAGTGTTGGCCACAGCATGGGAAGAGGAGGCCATAGTATGAAGGATGGAGGCCACAACCTGGAGAGTGTTGGCCACAGCATGGGAAGAGGAGGCCATAGTATGAAGGATTGAAGCCACAACATGGAGAGCGTTGTCCCTAGGATTAAGGCAACACCATGCAATGGGGTAGCATTAGTATGAAGGATGGATGCAACAACATGGAGTGTGTTAGCTTTAGGATTGAGGTAATATCAGGGAATGGGGAGGCCATAGTATGAAGGATGGAGGCCACAACATGGAGAGTGTTGGCCATAGCATGGGAAGAGGAGGCCATAGTATGAAGGATGGAGGCTACAACATGGAGAGTGTTGGCCATAGCATGGGAAGAGGAGGCTATAGTATGAAAGATTGATGCCATAACATGGGGAGTGTTGGCTCTAGGATTGAGGCAATAGCATGTTATGGGGTGACCATAGTATGAAGAATGGAGGCCATAACATGGGGAGGGTTGGCCAAAGGATTGAGGCAATAGCGTGGAATAATTAGGCCATAttatgaaggaaggaggccacaacaTGTAGAGTATTGGCCATAGCATGGAATGAGGAGGCCATAGAATGAAGGATGGAGGCCACAACATGTAGAGTATTGGAAATAGCATGGAATGAAGAGGCCATAGTATGAAAACTGGAGGTCACAATATGGAGAGTGTTGGCCCTAGGATTGAGGCAATACCATGGAATGAGGAGGCCATAGCATGAAGGAAGGGAGGACACAACATGGAGAGTGTAGGCCCTAAGATTGAGGCAATCCAAGGAATGGTGAACCCAAAATATGATTAATGGGGACCATAACATGGAGAGGGTTGGCCATAGAATGGAATGGGAAGGGGGGACTATTTGTGGATTAAAAAAGATGGGTGTGTTCAGATGAAGAAGTCAGATTCTGGATTCTGATTGGTCGTTGCCTGTTACATTATATTATCTTTACCAAGGGAAGGAAGTTAAACTTTTCCAACGTTGTTTGTCTCTCCACAtttttcttggttttcttccaAAATTTTGGATGATAAAACCGGACACCATCTTCCACAGATTTATCTAAGAGAAAAGACCAGAACATTGTGACATGTAAGGGACCGCTCATAATCCACCCAGTGCCCGATCCCgcgatattacatatatatatatatactggacctGTAACGATCCCGGCCAAGTCCAGACACAGAGACACCAAAGTAAGAAGCAGAAATGTCTGAGTATTACACATCGTATCAGATTATCTGTAATTACAAAGAAAATCCTACATCAGCCTctagatattaaccccttcccgccgcagcccttttttgttttttcatttccatttttcaccttcaaaaatctataacttttatattttcccatgtaaagagctgtgtggggacttgttttttgtgtaacaaattgcacttcaaagtgaagTTATTtgatattctatgccatgtactgggaagcaggaaaaaaattcaagtgctgtaaaaatggtgaaaaaacgcaa includes:
- the LOC140117158 gene encoding ecto-ADP-ribosyltransferase 5-like codes for the protein MCNTQTFLLLTLVSLCLDLAGIVTDKSVEDGVRFYHPKFWKKTKKNVERQTTLEKFNFLPLIKCKPQILDFNTNSFDDQYIGCSNQYEMDLMPKILTWEKSFNVAFGLAWDRAAQKWNRLKRKVRLPSDFRDEFGIATIVYTTDWPEGSPIYKELNGNVSMAGRSRRHYVMDFHYKALHFYLTRALQVLRRHSKRQTKTYKVFRGIDKSLQVSEVEDLRFGRFTSSSRNFEVAKGYSDGLFFEMTTCFGVDIHRISFFPEEQEVLIPVAEKFRFVEKSGATYVLDSTCELCSHFNCTYLGDEKRDFPVCSSVP